One Acidimicrobiales bacterium genomic region harbors:
- a CDS encoding cob(I)yrinic acid a,c-diamide adenosyltransferase produces MRIYTRRGDDGTTGLYFGGRLRKDQPSVEAYGTVDEAQAFLGLARAEAEQGSELDELLVALERDLWVLMADLATAPANRHKLEPGRTLVTEAMVAALESRIDDLTERTTMPEEFVVPGENRTAARLDVARTVVRRAERAALGVAADGSHVVPYLNRLSDLLWTMARWQASAFLPARGAGGGSPS; encoded by the coding sequence ATGAGGATCTACACCCGCAGGGGCGACGACGGCACCACCGGCCTGTACTTCGGCGGGCGGCTCCGCAAGGACCAGCCGTCCGTGGAGGCGTACGGGACGGTGGACGAGGCGCAGGCCTTCCTCGGCCTGGCCAGGGCGGAGGCGGAGCAGGGGTCGGAGCTGGACGAGCTGCTGGTCGCCCTCGAGCGCGACCTGTGGGTGCTCATGGCCGACCTGGCGACGGCGCCCGCGAACCGCCACAAGCTGGAGCCCGGTCGCACCCTGGTGACCGAGGCGATGGTGGCGGCCCTCGAGTCCCGCATCGACGACCTGACGGAGAGGACCACCATGCCCGAGGAGTTCGTCGTGCCCGGGGAGAACCGCACGGCCGCCCGGCTCGACGTCGCCCGCACCGTCGTGCGCCGGGCCGAGCGGGCGGCGCTGGGCGTGGCGGCCGACGGGTCCCACGTGGTGCCCTACCTCAACCGCCTCTCGGACCTGCTGTGGACGATGGCCCGCTGGCAGGCGTCCGCCTTCCTCCCGGCGCGCGGCGCCGGCGGCGGGAGCCCGTCGTGA
- a CDS encoding SRPBCC family protein, with protein sequence MGPQYEFATVWRVPGTVDEVTDVLGDATGLPRWWPAVYLAVDLVEAGGPDGVGRTLDLHTKGWLPYTLRWRLRITEPVTRAGFALEAAGDLEGTGRWAFEQDGPEVVITYDWRVSATKPLLRRLSWLLRPAFAANHRWAMARGEESLALEMRRRRAGSEEARRRVPPPPPPTFARWGRVRR encoded by the coding sequence ATGGGGCCGCAGTACGAGTTCGCCACCGTGTGGCGGGTGCCCGGCACGGTCGACGAGGTGACCGACGTCCTGGGCGACGCGACCGGGCTGCCGCGGTGGTGGCCGGCCGTCTACCTGGCCGTGGACCTCGTAGAGGCCGGCGGCCCCGACGGCGTCGGCCGCACGCTCGACCTCCACACCAAGGGCTGGCTGCCGTACACGCTGCGCTGGCGGCTGCGCATCACCGAGCCCGTCACCCGTGCCGGGTTCGCCCTGGAGGCCGCCGGCGACCTCGAGGGGACGGGCCGCTGGGCGTTCGAGCAGGACGGGCCCGAGGTGGTGATCACCTACGACTGGCGGGTGAGCGCCACCAAGCCGCTGCTGCGGCGCCTGAGCTGGCTGCTGCGCCCCGCCTTCGCGGCGAACCACCGCTGGGCGATGGCCCGTGGGGAGGAGAGCCTGGCCCTGGAGATGCGGCGGCGCCGCGCCGGCTCCGAGGAGGCCCGCCGCCGGGTGCCCCCACCGCCACCGCCCACCTTCGCCCGGTGGGGGCGGGTCAGGCGATGA
- a CDS encoding DeoR/GlpR family DNA-binding transcription regulator, with product MDAQDRRESIADELRRRGRVSVRRLAAAHDVTPETVRRDLIELEARGELRRVHGGAVALEHLRVEPAVAERSEHMAAEKAAIARAAVAQFPGEGGTVLLDAGTTTGAVVDVWPTDRRLTVVTNAVPHALALAPIPTVTVIVVGGRLRARTLANVDEFAVDALRSLRVDVAFLAANGVSERGCSTPDTAEAAVKRAMVGAADRVVLLADSTKFGQEHFVRFAELADLDVAVTDGGAEDGDLLPLRVAGLDVVVAR from the coding sequence ATGGACGCCCAGGACCGCCGGGAGTCGATCGCCGACGAGCTGCGCCGCCGCGGCCGGGTGTCGGTCCGCCGGCTGGCCGCCGCCCACGACGTGACGCCCGAGACGGTGAGGCGGGACCTCATCGAGCTCGAGGCCCGCGGTGAGCTGCGGCGGGTGCACGGCGGCGCCGTCGCCCTCGAGCACCTGCGGGTGGAGCCGGCCGTGGCCGAGCGGTCCGAGCACATGGCCGCCGAGAAGGCCGCCATCGCGCGGGCGGCGGTGGCGCAGTTCCCGGGCGAGGGCGGCACGGTGCTCCTCGACGCCGGCACCACCACGGGGGCGGTCGTAGACGTGTGGCCCACCGACCGCCGGCTCACCGTCGTCACCAACGCCGTGCCCCACGCCCTGGCGCTGGCGCCCATCCCCACCGTCACCGTCATCGTCGTCGGCGGCCGGTTGCGGGCCCGTACGCTGGCCAACGTCGACGAGTTCGCGGTGGACGCCCTCCGCAGCCTCCGGGTGGACGTGGCGTTCCTCGCCGCCAACGGGGTGTCCGAGCGGGGCTGCTCCACGCCGGACACGGCGGAGGCGGCCGTGAAGCGGGCCATGGTCGGAGCAGCCGACCGGGTCGTCCTGCTGGCCGACTCCACCAAGTTCGGCCAGGAACACTTCGTGCGCTTCGCCGAGCTGGCCGACCTCGACGTGGCCGTCACCGACGGCGGCGCCGAGGACGGCGACCTGCTCCCCCTCCGGGTCGCCGGTCTCGACGTGGTCGTCGCCCGATGA
- a CDS encoding hexose kinase: MIVTVTPNPSVDRTLEVARIERGAVLRATSTRIDAGGKGVNVTRALVANGHASLAVLPLGGGDGAVLSRLLGEGGIPHHTVATAGGTRSNITLSEPDGTVTKVNAPGAPLAPEELEALVDAAIIAMRGAAWLVGCGSLPDGAPAGIYATLVEHARGAGLRAAVDTSGAPLAAALAARPDVIKPNLAELAELAGRPLATVDDVIAAADAARAAGAAAVVVSIGARGALLVDGSEPVLAVPPAVAARSDVGAGDSLLAGFLAAGGAGADALRAGVAWAAAAVALPGTEVPGPGAIDIGAVAVRPARSLVLSA, from the coding sequence ATGATCGTCACCGTCACCCCCAACCCGTCGGTCGACCGCACCCTGGAGGTCGCCCGCATCGAGCGGGGCGCCGTGCTGCGGGCCACGTCCACCCGGATCGACGCCGGCGGCAAGGGCGTCAACGTGACCCGGGCGCTGGTCGCCAACGGCCACGCCAGCCTGGCCGTCCTGCCCCTCGGCGGTGGCGACGGCGCCGTGCTGTCGCGGCTGCTGGGCGAGGGGGGCATCCCCCACCACACCGTCGCGACGGCGGGCGGGACGCGCTCGAACATCACCCTGAGCGAGCCGGACGGCACCGTCACCAAGGTGAACGCCCCGGGGGCGCCCCTCGCCCCCGAGGAGCTCGAGGCCCTCGTCGACGCCGCCATCATCGCCATGCGCGGGGCGGCCTGGCTCGTCGGCTGCGGGTCGCTCCCCGACGGTGCGCCGGCGGGCATCTACGCCACCCTCGTCGAGCACGCCCGCGGCGCCGGCCTGCGGGCCGCCGTCGACACCAGCGGCGCCCCGCTGGCCGCCGCCCTCGCCGCCCGGCCCGACGTCATCAAGCCCAACCTGGCGGAGCTGGCCGAGCTGGCCGGCCGCCCGCTGGCGACGGTGGACGACGTCATCGCCGCCGCCGACGCGGCTCGGGCAGCGGGGGCCGCCGCGGTCGTCGTCTCGATCGGCGCCCGGGGCGCCCTGCTGGTGGACGGGTCCGAGCCCGTCCTGGCCGTCCCGCCCGCCGTCGCCGCCCGCAGCGACGTGGGGGCGGGTGACTCGCTCCTCGCCGGCTTCCTCGCCGCCGGGGGCGCGGGGGCCGACGCCCTGCGGGCCGGCGTGGCGTGGGCGGCCGCCGCCGTCGCCCTCCCCGGCACCGAGGTGCCCGGCCCCGGCGCCATCGACATCGGGGCCGTCGCCGTCCGTCCCGCCCGCTCGCTCGTCCTGTCCGCCTGA
- the metH gene encoding methionine synthase translates to MAAGSYLDATRERVVVFDGATGTNLQLRELGADDFGGPALEGCNEVLVATRPDVVHELHRSFLEVGVDVVETDTFGAFAPVLAEYGIADRAHELNVRAARIAREVADGYGAWVAGSMGPGTKFPSLGQIRFTDLRDAYEVQAAALLEGGVDLIVIETVFDLLQAKIAMIACRRAMAAAGRDVPLQVQVTMELTGRMLPGTEIGAALTTIDALRPDVVGLNCATGPQEMSEHLRHLSQYARTPISCIPNAGLPSVVDGRMHYDLTPEQLADHQARFVTELGVTVIGGCCGTTPEHLRVVVERCKDLTPGRRDTRPDPGCASLYSHVPYDQSPSFLVVGERTNANGSRKFREAMLADDWETCVAMAKEQVREGAHVLDVCVDYTGEDGVADMEEIASRFATQATLPLMLDSTEPDVIETGLRWIGGKPILNSVNLEDGDAPGTRLDRFLTLAREYGAAVVCTCIDQEGQARTADWKLRAARAIHDLAVGRYGIEPTDLFFDALALPLSTGMEESRRDGVETIEGIRRIKAELPGVRTILGLSNVSFGLTPAARHVLNSVFLHECQQAGLDAAIVHAARIMPLAKIDERAREVCLDLVYDRRRPGYDPLQELLGLFEGVSSTSLVKEDRSGWPVERRLSQRIIDGDRDGLEADLDEALRTTSALAIVNDTLLAGMKVVGDLFGSGQMQLPFVLQSAETMKAAVAHLEPHMEKSDQGGKGRIVLATVKGDVHDIGKNLVDIIFSNNGYEVHNLGIKVAITEMVEKALEVGADAIGMSGLLVKSTLIMRENLLELNDRGLAHIPVVLGGAALTRRYVEADLREVYKGRVFYGKDAFEGLRTMDRLMELKRGGVDDPSFGRQPSGRPRPKRGDDGAGVPAPARSPEVATDNEVFKPPFLGSRVVKGLAVDEIATWLNETALFRNQWQFRPEKGGEETDTAFKDRIRPILREQLAWAKAEGLLVPQVVYGFFAANADGNDVVIWTDDTRTAERARFSFPRQGKEPWLCIADFVRPIGAEPDYVAFSIASMGAAVSEATARLFAEDRYQEYLLLHGLGVEMAEALAELWHRRIREEWGFADEDGPTLTGLFRQQYRGGRYSWGYPACPELADNLTVAELLEAGRIGVEVSEETGFQYHPEQTTSAIVLHHPQAKYFIA, encoded by the coding sequence GTGGCGGCTGGGAGCTACCTCGATGCGACGCGCGAGCGGGTGGTCGTCTTCGACGGCGCCACCGGGACCAACCTCCAGCTGCGCGAGCTGGGTGCCGACGACTTCGGCGGCCCCGCCCTGGAGGGGTGCAACGAGGTCCTGGTGGCGACCAGGCCCGACGTCGTGCACGAGCTCCACCGGTCGTTCCTCGAGGTCGGCGTGGACGTGGTCGAGACCGACACGTTCGGCGCCTTCGCCCCGGTGCTCGCCGAGTACGGCATCGCCGACCGTGCCCACGAGCTCAACGTCCGGGCGGCCCGCATCGCCCGCGAGGTGGCCGACGGCTACGGGGCCTGGGTGGCGGGCTCGATGGGCCCGGGGACGAAGTTCCCGTCCCTCGGCCAGATCCGGTTCACCGACCTGCGGGACGCCTACGAGGTCCAGGCCGCCGCCCTGCTCGAGGGCGGCGTCGACCTGATCGTGATCGAGACGGTGTTCGACCTGCTCCAGGCCAAGATCGCCATGATCGCCTGCCGGCGGGCCATGGCGGCCGCCGGCCGGGACGTGCCGCTCCAGGTGCAGGTCACCATGGAGCTCACGGGCCGGATGCTCCCGGGCACCGAGATCGGAGCCGCCCTCACCACCATCGACGCCCTGCGGCCCGACGTCGTCGGGCTCAACTGCGCCACCGGACCGCAGGAGATGAGCGAACACCTGCGCCACCTGTCGCAGTACGCCCGCACCCCGATCTCGTGCATCCCCAACGCCGGCCTCCCTTCGGTGGTGGACGGGAGGATGCACTACGACCTCACGCCCGAGCAGCTGGCCGACCACCAGGCCCGCTTCGTCACCGAGCTCGGCGTCACGGTGATCGGCGGGTGCTGCGGCACCACGCCCGAGCACCTGCGGGTGGTGGTCGAGCGATGCAAAGACCTCACCCCCGGCCGCCGCGACACCCGGCCCGACCCGGGCTGCGCCTCCCTCTACAGCCACGTCCCCTACGACCAGTCGCCGTCGTTCCTGGTCGTCGGCGAGCGCACCAACGCCAACGGCTCCAGGAAGTTCCGGGAGGCCATGCTGGCGGACGACTGGGAGACCTGCGTCGCCATGGCCAAGGAGCAGGTGAGGGAGGGCGCCCACGTCCTGGACGTCTGCGTCGACTACACGGGCGAGGACGGCGTGGCCGACATGGAGGAGATCGCCTCCCGCTTCGCCACCCAGGCCACCCTGCCGCTGATGCTGGACTCCACCGAGCCCGACGTCATCGAGACGGGCCTGCGGTGGATCGGCGGCAAGCCCATCCTCAACTCGGTGAACCTGGAGGACGGAGACGCGCCGGGCACCCGCCTGGACCGCTTCCTCACCCTGGCCCGCGAGTACGGCGCGGCGGTCGTCTGCACGTGCATAGACCAGGAGGGCCAGGCCCGCACGGCCGACTGGAAGCTGCGGGCGGCCAGGGCCATCCACGACCTCGCCGTCGGGCGCTACGGCATCGAACCCACCGACCTGTTCTTCGACGCCCTCGCCCTGCCGCTGTCGACCGGCATGGAGGAGAGCCGCCGCGACGGCGTGGAGACCATCGAGGGCATCCGCCGCATCAAGGCCGAGCTGCCCGGCGTCCGCACCATCCTCGGCCTGTCTAATGTGTCGTTCGGCCTCACGCCCGCCGCCCGCCACGTGCTCAACTCGGTGTTCCTGCACGAGTGCCAGCAGGCGGGGCTCGACGCGGCCATCGTCCACGCCGCCCGCATCATGCCGCTGGCCAAGATCGACGAGCGGGCCCGGGAGGTCTGCCTCGACCTCGTCTACGACCGGCGCCGGCCCGGCTACGACCCCCTCCAGGAGCTGCTGGGGCTGTTCGAGGGCGTGTCGTCCACCTCGCTGGTCAAGGAGGACCGGTCGGGTTGGCCCGTCGAGCGCCGGCTGTCGCAGCGGATCATCGACGGCGACAGGGACGGGCTGGAGGCCGACCTCGACGAGGCGCTGCGGACGACGAGCGCGCTGGCCATCGTCAACGACACCCTGCTGGCCGGGATGAAGGTCGTCGGCGACCTGTTCGGCTCCGGTCAGATGCAGCTGCCGTTCGTGCTCCAGTCGGCCGAGACGATGAAGGCGGCCGTCGCCCACCTCGAGCCCCACATGGAGAAGTCCGACCAGGGCGGCAAGGGGCGCATCGTGCTCGCCACGGTGAAGGGCGACGTCCACGACATCGGCAAGAACCTGGTCGACATCATCTTCTCCAACAACGGCTACGAGGTGCACAACCTCGGCATCAAGGTGGCCATCACCGAGATGGTCGAGAAGGCCCTGGAGGTGGGGGCCGACGCCATCGGCATGAGCGGCCTGCTGGTGAAGAGCACCCTCATCATGCGCGAGAACCTGCTCGAGCTGAACGACCGCGGGCTGGCCCACATCCCCGTGGTGCTGGGGGGAGCCGCGCTCACCCGGCGCTACGTCGAGGCCGACCTGCGGGAGGTCTACAAGGGTCGCGTCTTCTACGGCAAGGATGCCTTCGAGGGCCTGCGGACGATGGACCGGCTCATGGAGCTCAAGCGGGGCGGCGTGGACGACCCGAGCTTCGGCCGCCAGCCGAGCGGGCGACCTCGACCGAAGAGGGGCGACGACGGCGCCGGCGTGCCGGCGCCCGCCCGGTCGCCGGAGGTGGCCACCGACAACGAGGTGTTCAAGCCGCCCTTCCTCGGGTCGCGCGTGGTCAAGGGCCTCGCGGTCGACGAGATCGCCACGTGGCTCAACGAGACGGCGCTGTTCCGCAACCAGTGGCAGTTCCGCCCCGAGAAGGGCGGCGAGGAGACGGACACCGCCTTCAAGGACCGCATCCGGCCCATCCTGCGCGAGCAGCTGGCCTGGGCCAAGGCCGAGGGGCTGCTCGTGCCCCAGGTGGTCTACGGGTTCTTCGCCGCCAACGCCGACGGGAACGACGTCGTGATCTGGACGGACGACACCCGCACGGCCGAGCGGGCCCGGTTCTCCTTCCCCCGCCAGGGCAAGGAGCCGTGGCTGTGCATCGCCGACTTCGTCCGCCCGATCGGCGCCGAGCCCGACTACGTGGCGTTCTCCATCGCGTCGATGGGCGCGGCCGTCTCCGAGGCCACCGCCCGCCTGTTCGCCGAGGACCGGTACCAGGAGTACCTCCTGCTGCACGGGCTGGGCGTGGAGATGGCGGAGGCGCTGGCCGAGCTGTGGCACCGGCGCATCCGCGAGGAGTGGGGCTTCGCCGACGAGGACGGGCCCACGCTCACCGGCCTGTTCCGCCAGCAGTACCGGGGCGGGCGGTACTCGTGGGGCTACCCGGCGTGCCCCGAGCTGGCCGACAACCTCACCGTGGCCGAGCTGCTCGAGGCGGGCCGCATCGGCGTCGAGGTCAGCGAGGAGACCGGCTTCCAGTACCACCCGGAGCAGACGACGTCGGCCATCGTGCTCCACCACCCCCAGGCCAAGTACTTCATCGCCTGA